A region from the Pelobates fuscus isolate aPelFus1 chromosome 1, aPelFus1.pri, whole genome shotgun sequence genome encodes:
- the LSM10 gene encoding U7 snRNA-associated Sm-like protein LSm10 — MEVFHSVKERTIAENSMVILLQGLHGYVTTVDLRDESTARGTITNVDAFMNIRLANVTYKDRQGKEAKLDDLFVTGRNVRYVHIPEEVDIIRTIEEQLQKIQSIRGFGGKGRKEFPTRKSK, encoded by the coding sequence ATGGAAGTTTTCCACTCCGTGAAGGAGAGGACAATAGCAGAAAACAGCATGGTCATACTTCTTCAGGGACTTCACGGATATGTCACCACTGTTGATCTCAGAGATGAAAGCACGGCCAGAGGTACAATCACCAATGTGGATGCTTTCATGAACATTCGATTGGCTAACGTAACCTATAAGGACCGACAAGGGAAAGAGGCCAAGCTGGATGATCTGTTTGTTACAGGGCGCAATGTACGCTACGTACACATTCCAGAGGAAGTAGATATAATCCGAACTATTGAAGAGCAGTTACAGAAGATTCAGAGTATTCGTGGCTTTGGTGGAAAGGGAAGAAAAGAGTTTCCTACAAGGAAGTCAAAATGA